A segment of the Branchiostoma floridae strain S238N-H82 chromosome 10, Bfl_VNyyK, whole genome shotgun sequence genome:
CCATTATTGACcaaaacagaaatatgaagTTTTTgtattaagtatgcaaatgaggtcaattTTAGCATAACGAACATTCTGTTGTATGCACCTTTCCTAAATGTACTGCCACCTCTAATATGACATAGTAGTCCAAATCAgcatttgattatgcaaattaggtcctaataaaacatatttcatttcacCTCGACCTTACCTCTCTATGTCATGGTTATGAATTATCTAAAGGTATCATTAAGGAAAAACATTTACTTCAAAGGCAATATAATATctggatatcaattatgcaaataaggtctttTTGTAGCACAAATAGTATATCATTGTAATATGTCATTGGCTTGTTCCCCAATGATACTTTTAAGCCAAAATTTGCAAAAGTACCATCATTTCTACATATGATCTTTCATGTATGATAGTGTAGTGGGTATTGTTGTGCAAATAAGGACCTATTTAACATTAATTATATCAAttcatgtttatgtatatgtCACCTAACTACTATGTGAGATTAACTTCCTATgattcaaaatgcagaaaaaaaacatctagaAAATACAGCATGTCCTCATGCAAACTATTAAGTCAATCCATTGTCATAAAGAAGATATGGATTTTCCCACCAAATATACCTTTTTCTATTTAAGTCTGCAAATGTGGGTCCACTCAGACTAATCAGTACTTTGCTGTGCTCATCTCTAATGAACCTACCTAATGAAAGTTACAGACACTGTGAGCTGCAAGAAGCACATCCTCAGCTGATCTTGGGTAGAACTCATTctaatgaaaaaacaacaaaaaaacatgttagTATCCATTTGTCATACCGGTACCTAACATTGCCATTCTTTGACTACCCATATCACACAGATATNNNNNNNNNNNNNNNNNNNNNNNNNNNNNNNNNNNNNNNNNNNNNNNNNNNNNNNNNNNNNNNNNNNNNNNNNNNNNNNNNNNNNNNNNNNNNNNNNNNNNNNNNNNNNNNNNNNNNNNNNNNNNNNNNNNNNNNNNNNNNNNNNNNNNNNNNNNNNNNNNNNNNNNNNNNNNNNNNNNNNNNNNNNNNNNNNNNNNNNNNNNNNNNNNNNNNNNNNNNNNNNNNNNNNNNNNNNNNNNNNNNNNNNNNNNNNNNNNNNNNNNNNNNNNNNNNNNNNNNNNNNNNNNNNNNNNNNNNNNNNNNNNNNNNNNNNNNNNNNNNNNNNNNNNNNNNNNNNNNNNNNNNNNNNNNNNNNNNNNNNNNNNNNNNNNNNNNNNNNNNNNNNNNNNNNNNNNNNNNNNNNNNNNNNNNNNNNNNNNNNNNNNNNNNNNNNNNNNNNNNNNNNNNNNNNNNNNNNNNNNNNNNNNNNNNNNNNNNNNNNNNNNNNNNNNNNNNNNNNNNNNNNNNNNNNNNNNNNNNNNNNNNNNNNNNNNNNNNNNNNNNNNNNNNNNNNNNNNNNNNNNNNNNNNNNNNNNNNNNNNNNNNNNNNNNNNNNNNNNNNNNNNNNNNNNNNNNNNNNNNNNNNNNNNNNNNNNNNNNNNNNNNNNNNNNNNNNNNNNNNNNNNNNNNNNNNNNNNNNNNNNNNNNNNNNNNNNNNNNNNNNNNNNNNNNNNNNNNNNNNNNNNNNNNNNNNNNNNNNNNNNNNNNNNNNNNNNNNNNNNNNNNNNNNNNNNNNNNNNNNNNNNNNNNNNNNNNNNNNNNNNNNNNNNNNNNNNNNNNNNNNNNNNNNNNNNNNNNNNNNNNNNNNNNNNNNNNNNNNNNNNNNNNNNNNNNNNNNNNNNNNNNNNNNNNNNNNNNNNNNNNNNNNNNNNNNNNNNNNNNNNNNNNNNNNNNNNNNNNNNNNNNNNNNNNNNNNNNNNNNNNNNNNNNNNNNNNNNNNNNNNNNNNNNNNNNNNNNNNNNNNNNNNNNNNNNNNNNNNNNNNNNNNNNNNNNNNNNNNNNNNNNNNNNNNNNNNNNNNNNNNNNNNNNNNNNNNNNNNNNNNNNNNNNNNNNNNNNNNNNNNNNNNNNNNNNNNNNNNNNNNNNNNNNNNNNNNNNNNNNNNNNNNNNNNNNNNNNNNNNNNNNNNNNNNNNNNNNNNNNNNNNNNNNNNNNNNNNNNNNNNNNNNNNNNNNNNNNNNNNNNNNNNNNNNNNNNNNNNNNNNNNNNNNNNNNNNNNNNNNNNNNNNNNNNNNNNNNNNNNNNNNNNNNNNNNNNNNNNNNNNNNNNNNNNNNNNNNNNNNNNNNNNNNNNNNNNNNNNNNNNNNNNNNNNNNNNNNNNNNNNNNNNNNNNNNNNNNNNNNNNNNNNNNNNNNNNNNNNNNNNNNNNNNNNNNNNNNNNNNNNNNNNNNNNNNNNNNNNNNNNNNNNNNNNNNNNNNNNNNNNNNNNNNNNNNNNNNNNNNNNNNNNNNNNNNNNNNNNNNNNNNNNNNNNNNNNNNNNNNNNNNNNNNNNNNNNNNNNNNNNNNNNNNNNNNNNNNNNNNNNNNNNNNNNNNNNNNNNNNNNNNNNNNNNNNNNNNNNNNNNNNNNNNNNNNNNNNNNNNNNNNNNNNNNNNNNNNNNNNNNNNNNNNNNNNNNNNNNNNNNNNNNNNNNNNNNNNNNNNNNNNNNNNNNNNNNNNNNNNNNNNNNNNNNNNNNNNNNNNNNNNNNNNNNNNNNNNNNNNNNNNNNNNNNNNNNNNNNNNNNNNNNNNNNNNNNNNNNNNNNNNNNNNNNNNNNNNNNNNNNNNNNNNNNNNNNNNNNNNNNNNNNNNNNNNNNNNNNNNNNNNNNNNNNNNNNNNNNNNNNNNNNNNNNNNNNNNNNNNNNNNNNNNNNNNNNNNNNNNNNNNNNNNNNNNNNNNNNNNNNNNNNNNNNNNNNNNNNNNNNNNNNNNNNNNNNNNNNNNNNNNNNNNNNNNNNNNNNNNNNNNNNNNNNNNNNNNNNNNNNNNNNNNNNNNNNNNNNNNNNNNNNNNNNNNNNNNNNNNNNNNNNNNNNNNNNNNNNNNNNNNNNNNNNNNNNNNNNNNNNNNNNNNNNNNNNNNNNNNNNNNNNNNNNNNNNNNNNNNNNNNNNNNNNNNNNNNNNNNNNNNNNNNNNNNNNNNNNNNNNNNNNNNNNNNNNNNNNNNNNNNNNNNNNNNNNNNNNNNNNNNNNNNNNNNNNNNNNNNNNNNNNNNNNNNNNNNNNNNNNNNNNNNNNNNNNNNNNNNNNNNNNNNNNNNNNNNNNNNNNNNNNNNNNNNNNNNNNNNNNNNNNNNNNNNNNNNNNNNNNNNNNNNNNNNNNNNNNNNNNNNNNNNNNNNNNNNNNNNNNNNNNNNNNNNNNNNNNNNNNNNNNNNNNNNNNNNNNNNNNNNNNNNNNNNNNNNNNNNNNNNNNNNNNNNNNNNNNNNNNNNNNNNNNNNNNNNNNNNNNNNNNNNNNNNNNNNNNNNNNNNNNNNNNNNNNNNNNNNNNNNNNNNNNNNNNNNNNNNNNNNNNNNNNNNNNNNNNNNNNNNNNNNNNNNNNNNNNNNNNNNNNNNNNNNNNNNNNNNNNNNNNNNNNNNNNNNNNNNNNNNNNNNNNNNNNNNNNNNNNNNNNNNNNNNNNNNNNNNNNNNNNNNNNNNNNNNNNNNNNNNNNNNNNNNNNNNNNNNNNNNNNNNNNNNNNNNNNNNNNNNNNNNNNNNNNNNNNNNNNNNNNNNNNNNNNNNNNNNNNNNNNNNNNNNNNNNNNNNNNNNNNNNNNNNNNNNNNNNNNNNNNNNNNNNNNNNNNNNNNNNNNNNNNNNNNNNNNNNNNNNNNNNNNNNNNNNNNNNNNNNNNNNNNNNNNNNNNNNNNNNNNNNNNNNNNNNNNNNNNNNNNNNNNNNNNNNNNNNNNNNNNNNNNNNNNNNNNNNNNNNNNNNNNNNNNNNNNNNNNNNNNNNNNNNNNNNNNNNNNNNNNNNNNNNNNNNNNNNNNNNNNNNNNNNNNNNNNNNNNNNNNNNNNNNNNNNNNNNNNNNNNNNNNNNNNNNNNNNNNNNNNNNNNNNNNNNNNNNNNNNNNNNNNNNNNNNNNNNNNNNNNNNNNNNNNNNNNNNNNNNNNNNNNNNNNNNNNNNNNNNNNNNNNNNNNNNNNNNNNNNNNNNNNNNNNNNNNNNNNNNNNNNNNNNNNNNNNNNNNNNNNNNNNNNNNNNNNNNNNNNNNNNNNNNNNNNNNNNNNNNNNNNNNNNNNNNNNNNNNNNNNNNNNNNNNNNNNNNNNNNNNNNNNNNNNNNNNNNNNNNNNNNNNNNNNNNNNNNNNNNNNNNNNNNNNNNNNNNNNNNNNNNNNNNNNNNNNNNNNNNNNNNNNNNNNNNNNNNNNNNNNNNNNNNNNNNNNNNNNNNNNNNNNNNNNNNNNNNNNNNNNNNNNNNNNNNNNNNNNNNNNNNNNNNNNNNNNNNNNNNNNNNNNNNNNNNNNNNNNNNNNNNNNNNNNNNNNNNNNNNNNNNNNNNNNNNNNNNNNNNNNNNNNNNNNNNNNNNNNNNNNNNNNNNNNNNNNNNNNNNNNNNNNNNNNNNNNNNNNNNNNNNNNNNNNNNNNNNNNNNNNNNNNNNNNNNNNNNNNNNNNNNNNNNNNNNNNNNNNNNNNNNNNNNNNNNNNNNNNNNNNNNNNNNNNNNNNNNNNNNNNNNNNNNNNNNNNNNNNNNNNNNNNNNNNNNNNNNNNNNNNNNNNNNNNNNNNNNNNNNNNNNNNNNNNNNNNNNNNATCTATAGTCTGGAAAATCCTATACTAGCCACCAATTCAGTTAACTATTTCGTGAACAAAACTTTGTCTGGTTCAAAAGGAACGTCAGAACGCACGTCAGGCGGTGGGGCCCTGACTGCGCTCAGACCACCGTTCTACATTGCTGAGATTTCCTACGGAGGTAAACTTGTCAGAATCGATTAGGAACTCATGGATCGATTCTCATAACTCAGTTACGCCAGTCGCGTAAACGTACAGATCAGGTTTGGTCGGAATAAAAACCAATCTGGGACGATCTTCCTCCAGAGGGGATCGTTTCAGATCGCCTTCTACAGAGGGGATCGTTTCAGATCGCCTCCTCCAGAGGGGATCGTCTCAGATCACCTCCTCCAGAAGGGATCGTTTCAGATCACCTCCTCCAGAGGGGATCGTCTCCTCCAGAGGGGATCGTCTCAGATCACCTCCTCCAGAGGGGATCGTCTCCTCCAGAGGGGATCGTCTCCTCCAGAGGGGATCGTTTCAGATCACCTCCTCCAGAGGGGATCGTCTCCTCCAGAGGGGATCGTCTCAGATCACCTCCTCCAGAGGGGATCGTTTCAGATCGCCTCCTTCAGAGGGGATCGTTTCAGATCGCCTTCTACAGAGGGGATCGTTTCAGATCGTCTCCTCCAGAGGGGATCGTCTCAGATCACCTCCTCCAGAGGGGATCGTTTCAGATCGCCTCCTCCAGAGGGGATCGTTTCAGATCGTCTCCTCCAGAGGGGATCGTCTCAGATCACCTCCTCCAGAGGGGATCGTTTCAGATCGCCTCCTCCAACATAGATCTCaataattttcttctttcttacaAGCGAAACTCACTATCTTTTACATTCACACAAAAATCAGCTCCAACAAGCTAAACTCACTATCTTTAATTTTATTCTGTATTTACAGTCTGAACAAAGCATTAcaaaataatataaaaaaagataaaattacAATTTGAAAAACAGACTAGAAGTGGTCATGTGACATATTCGACCACCTCAGAGATTTGTCAGCGGAAATTTGGAACAAAGAGTTTCTTTGGTTGCTATGGCTACAGGATGATTGATGTTTTCCATGACAACTGGTCCCGAAGTATGGGGATGCAAACCCCATCATGCATCAGTGTCCTTATTTGGCACTTGTAACGTGAACAAACACATGCAGCTATGACATCATAAGGCAGGTATGACATCATAAGGCAGCTATGACATCATAAGGCAGGTATGACATCATAAGGCAGCTATGACATCATAAGGCAGCTATGACATCATAAGGCAGCTAAAACGTCTATAAAATGGGCACAAATCTCATTCTCAGATTTACCCACTAAACAATAACTACATCAGTATATGGGACATAATTTCCTGATAAACTCTCTATATAGCACCACTAAGGGAAGATTCAGTAATCAGTGGACTTGTTAAATAAAATTTTCTTTGCTGGTATACTCTAGAATCAAGTTATACATTTCCTAAATCTTCTTATGTGTTCACATCTATATAAGGCAACTGACCTGTTGTCATGTCTGTTCTATGTTTCCATATAAGGCAGTCGGCCTGTTGTCATGTCTGTTCTATGTTTCCATATAAGGCAGCTGTCCTGTTGTCATGTCTGTTCTATGTTTCCATATAAGGCAGCTGGCCTGTTGTCATGTCTGTTCTATGTTTCCATATAAGGCAGCTGACCTGTTGTCATGTATGTTTTGTCCATATAAGGCAGTTGTCATCTCTATATAAGGCAGTTGTGTAATGCCCTTGAATATTGAAaagcataaaatacattatgtacagtgTTTGCCACATTGAGTAGGTGTTTGCCACATTGTGTAACATGTTTCGGGCCATTCTTCTTGACATCTGTACACTAGTTGCATTGCCACATTGACAaaaggcccccctccccactacaccCCCTGTACATGCTATATTACACTTCAGACACATTTTCACAATTCTACAGCTGAATAAAACTCTGCACAACAGGAACACAGGGAGATGTGAGGGTGTGCTGGGGTTTTATGGGCACAAATGTGAAGGATGTGGTGGGGGATTCTGGGCACACATTCAGCCATACCAGCCAGAGAGAACCTACAGTCTTTAACAGAGGTAAAACGTACAAACTGTCAACAACTGTCCTTCCTTCTTCTGTCCACTTTCCTCCTCATTGATTATTGACAGCTTATTGATGAAGTTTGGATACAATTATTGATCCCTTTGGACACCAGAGAGGTGCAGAGCATTCTGGGTATCAATCCCAGCATGCCTGGAGAGGCAGTAGGCCAGGGTTGGTGGCTGTTTTCCCAGCTCAAGTTTTGTCTGAGAAGTTGTTTCGCTTCCTTAGTGAAGTCCCAACATGCTCCCTGCAGTACCAACGTGTTCTGATAGGGGGCAGCTTTAATACACGAGTTCTCTCTGGATCTCCTGAATGGAGACAAAGGAGTCGTCGAACTTGAACCTTTTTGGCACCGCAGCGTCCTCCTTGCAGTTCTCCTTGTTACACTCCAGGGGGCGCCTCTGGCCCAGGAAGGGGGAGCGCAGACCGTCCTGGGACTGAGAAGGGTCCTGAGGCAGGCCATCCCGGGACTGAGAGGGCTCCGGTTCAGGGGCCACCACTGAGAAGTCGATCGCTGGCGACTTGGAGGCCGCACAGAGCCAGGGGTGTAGCAGGCACTCTTTAGCTGTCGCTCTGTCCCTGAAACAGCACAACAACAGGACATTAACAGCACAACAACAGGACATTAACAGCACAATAACACAGCCAGGGGTGGAGCAGACACTCCTTAGCTGTCGTTCTGTCCCTGAAACAGCACAACAACAAGCCAAGACTTAAGGAGTAGAAAGGAAGACCAACACTTAAGGAGTAGTAAGAAGGACCAAGACTTAAGGAGTAGTAAGGAAGGCCAAGACTTAAGGAGTAGTAAGAAGAACTAAGACTTACTCCGGCTCCTTGACGAGCAGACTCTTGATGAAGTCTTGTGCGTCGGCTGAGACGTCTAGAAACAGTTCCTCGGGGAAGTCGTAGGCGAGAGTCGAGATGTTCAGGAACGTTTCCTGCTTCGTGTCGCCGAGGAACGGGGAGTGGCCGGTCAGCATCACGTACGCAAGCACTCCGAtactcctgtaaacaacaacaagtaaacaacaacaagtcagCATCACGTACGCAAGCACGCCGAtactcctgtaaacaacaacaagtaaacaacaacatgtcaGCATGACATACGCAAGCACCCCGAtactcctgtaaacaacaacaagtaaacaacaacatgtcaGCATGACATACGCAAGCACCCCGAtactcctgtaaacaacaacaataaacaacaacaagtcagCATCACGTACGCAAGCACTCCGAtactcctgtaaacaacaacaagtaaacaacaacatgtcaGCATGACATACGCAAGCACCCCGAtactcctgtaaacaacaacaataaacaacaacaagtcagCATCACGTACGCAAGCACGTCGAtactcctgtaaacaacaacaacaaacaacatgtcAGCATCACGTACGCAAGTACTCCGAtactcctgtaaacaacaacaacaaacaacatgtcAGCATCACGTATGCAAGCACTCCGAtactcctgtaaacaacaacaagtaaacaacaactcAACAACAAGTCAGCATCACGTACGCAAGCACGCCGAtactcctgtaaacaacaacaataaacaacaagtCAACAACAAGTCAGCATCACGTACACAAGCACTCCAAtactcctgtaaacaacaacaataaacaagtcAGCATCACGTACGCAAGCACGTCGAtactcctgtaaacaacaacaataaacaacaagtCAACAACATGTCAGCATCACGTACACAAGCACTCTGAtactcctgtaaacaacaagtcaacaacaacatgtcagCATCACGTACACAAGCACTCCAAGactcctgtaaacaacaacaagtcaacaacaacaagtcagCATCACGTACGCAAACACTCCGAtactcctgtaaacaacaagtcaacaacaacatgtcaacATGACGTACGCAAGCACTCCGAtactcctgtaaacaacaagtcaacaacaacaagtcagCATCACGTNNNNNNNNNNNNNNNNNNNNNNNNNNNNNNNNNNNNNNNNNNNNNNNNNNNNNNNNNNNNNNNNNNNNNNNNNNNNNNNNNNNNNNNNNNNNNNNNNNNNNNNNNNNNNNNNNNNNNNNNNNNNNNNNNNNNNNNNNNNNNNNNNNNNNNNNNNNNNNNNNNNNNNNNNNNNNNNNNNNNNNNNNNNNNNNNNNNNNNNNNNNNNNNNNNNNNNNNNNNNNNNNNNNNNNNNNNNNNNNNNNNNNNNNNNNNNNNNNNNNNNNNNNNNNNNNNNNNNNNNNNNNNNNNNNNNNNNNNNNNNNNNNNNNNNNNNNNNNNNNNNNNNNNNNNNNNNNNNNNNNNNNNNNNNNNNNNNNNNNNNNNNNNNNNNNNNNNNNNNNNNNNNNNNNNNNNNNNNNNNNNNNNNNNNNNNNNNNNNNNNNNNNNNNNNNNNNNNNNNNNNNNNNNNNNNNNNNNNNNNNNNNNNNNNNNNNNNNNNNNNNNNNNNNNNNNNNNNNNNNNNNNNNNNNNNNNNNNNNNNNNNNNNNNNNNNNNNNNNNNNNNNNNNNNNNNNNNNNNNNNNNNNNNNNNNNNNNNNNNNNNNNNNNNNNNNNNNNNNNNNNNNNNNNNNNNNNNNNNNNNNNNNNNNNNNNNNNNNNNNNNNNNNNNNNNNNNNNNNNNNNNNNNNNNNNNNNNNNNNNNNNNNNNNNNNNNNNNNNNNNNNNNNNNNNNNNNNNNNNNNNNNNNNNNNNNNNNNNNNNNNNNNNNNNNNNNNNNNNNNNNNNNNNNNNNNNNNNNNNNNNNNNNNNNNNNNNNNNNNNNNNNNNNNNNNNNNNNNNNNNNNNNNNNNNNNNNNNNNNNNNNNNNNNNNNNNNNNNNNNNNNNNNNNNNNNNNNNNNNNNNNNNNNNNNNNNNNNNNNNNNNNNNNNNNNNNNNNNNNNNNNNNNNNNNNNNNNNNNNNNNNNNNNNNNNNNNNNNNNNNNNNNNNNNNNNNNNNNNNNNNNNNNNNNNNNNNNNNNNNNNNNNNNNNNNNNNNNNNNNNNNNNNNNNNNNNNNNNNNNNNNNNNNNNNNNNNNNNNNNNNNNNNNNNNNNNNNNNNNNNNNNNNNNNNNNNNNNNNNNNNNNNNNNNNNNNNNNNNNNNNNNNNNNNNNNNNNNNNNNNNNNNNNNNNNNNNNNNNNNNNNNNNNNNNNNNNNNNNNNNNNNNNNNNNNNNNNNNNNNNNNNNNNNNNNNNNNNNNNNNNNNNNNNNNNNNNNNNNNNNNNNNNNNNNNNNNNNNNNNNNNNNNNNNNNNNNNNNNNNNNNNNNNNNNNNNNNNNNNNNNNNNNNNNNNNNNNNNNNNNNNNNNNNNNNNNNNNNNNNNNNNNNNNNNNNNNNNNNNNNNNNNNNNNNNNNNNNNNNNNNNNNNNNNNNNNNNNNNNNNNNNNNNNNNNNNNNNNNNNNNNNNNNNNNNNNNNNNNNNNNNNNNNNNNNNNNNNNNNNNNNNNNNNNNNNNNNNNNNNNNNNNNNNNNNNNNNNNNNNNNNNNNNNNNNNNNNNNNNNNNNNNNNNNNNNNNNNNNNNNNNNNNNNNNNNNNNNNNNNNNNNNNNNNNNNNNNNNNNNNNNNNNNNNNNNNNNNNNNNNNNNNNNNNNNNNNNNNNNNNNNNNNNNNNNNNNNNNNNNNNNNNNNNNNNNNNNNNNNNNNNNNNNNNNNNNNNNNNNNNNNNNNNNNNNNNNNNNNNNNNNNNNNNNNNNNNNNNNNNNNNNNNNNNNNNNNNNNNNNNNNNNNNNNNNNNNNNNNNNNNNNNNNNNNNNNNNNNNNNNNNNNNNNNNNNNNNNNNNNNNNNNNNNNNNNNNNNNNNNNNNNNNNNNNNNNNNNNNNNNNNNNNNNNNNNNNNNNNNNNNNNNNNNNNNNNNNNNNNNNNNNNNNNNNNNNNNNNNNNNNNNNNNNNNNNNNNNNNNNNNNNNNNNNNNNNNNNNNNNNNNNNNNNNNNNNNNNNNNNNNNNNNNNNNNNNNNNNNNNNNNNNNCAACATGTCAATAAGATGTCAACAACAGCACCCCAGACCTTCCACCTGTGTGAAGTGATGAGTTTTTGTGGATGTCTTAGTTCCATGTTACCTTATGTTGGTAAACTAGTATTTTTACTAGCCACATATAAATTACACAAGTAATGGACGGGAAATGCCTGTTCTCCTGTACATTAGGTCGGCAGCCATAGCATGACGTAAGAGTAGGGTGGTTTGGAAAGTGCCCAGTAGAAACGCTGTGTGTCTGTCAGCAGGCAGAGGACGGAATGTGCAGAAAGCTGCCAGTAACACATACTCTACGACCTGCCAGCCAAACCATCTTATTTCTCAGGCATCTCAAAGATAAAACAGGGCTGGGAAAAAACTCCTGACTTTTCTTCTCCCTGAAACTGTGAGTACCAAGCTTTAAGGGCCAGACTCTATTTCATCCAGGCTGGAATAAAGGTAGTTTTCTATTTGCCCTGCTGAGGAGTTTTTGCTGGGAACTAAGGGAGTGAAAAtactgtgaaagtgaaagtactGAGAGAGTGAAAGTACTTACTAGAGAAAGTGAAAGTACTTACTACTCGAGCACCAGGATCATCTCAGCGTGGGTCTCGAACACCTCGAACAGGTCGATGAGTCGGCAGTGCTCCGCTGACATCTCGAGGATCCGGATCTCCGCCAGAATCGTCTCCCGACAATCCTTCCCTTTCTTACGCTTACGGATGAACTTGGCTGCGTACTCCTGTCCTGAGCTCTTCCTGCGGCACTTCTTCACTACAGCAAACTTAcctctgtaaacaacaaacaaacaataaacacaaacataaaacaactCCTGTCCCGAGCTCTTCCTGCGTCACTACTTCACTACAGCAAACTTACCCCAgacctgaaaacaaacatgggtGTGTACAGCTGACTGTCAGTGGTAAGTAGGGGATACGTGGGTGTGTACAGCTGTCAGTGGTAAGTGGGGGATACATGGGTGTGTACAGCTGACTGAGTGATAAATGGGGGATATGTGGGTGTGTACAGCTGACTGTCAGTGGTAAGTAGGGGATACGTGGGTGTGTACAGCTGACTGTCAGTGGTAAGTGGGGGATACATGGGTGTGTACAGCTGATTGTGAGTAATAAGTAGGGGATACGTGGGTGTGTACAGCTCACTGTGAGTAATAAGTAGGGGATACGTGGGTGTGTACAGCTCACTGTGAGTGATAAGTAGGGGATACGTGGGTGTGTACAGCTGATTGTGAGTGATAAGTAGGGGATACGTGGGTGTGTACAGCTGACTGAGTGATAAATGGGGGATACGTGGGTGTGTACAGCTGATTGTGAGTGATAAGTGGGTGATACGTGGGTGTGTACAGCTGACTGCCAGTGGTAAGTGGGGGATACGTGGGTCTAACTTGACCTGGAGACCTGTGACCCTTGCCAGAGGAAAGTCTGTAATAAAAAGTATATAAAGCCAGGCGACATGTCACAACAAGGCAGCAGTAAACAGTGGGGGCATGTCGGCGTGTTTGTGTAGTGGTGGTTTCGGGGAAGTGTTTACCGTGGAGTAACCTGTGGGGGGCACAAACTCCCCATAAGGCTGTGGTCAGGCTGGACGACATGCCCACCATTCTCACTTACATGCTGGCCTGGTTACACTGTACACAGCAAACACACAGCAACACGTACGcacagggggagggggtacCTAACCACAGGGGGGGTCCCTAACTATGGGGGGGGGGTCCCTAACCATGGGGGGGGGTCCAGCTGTACCACATGCCCACCATTCTGGCCTGGTTACACTGTACACAGCAAACACACAGCAACAGTACACGTACgcacagggggaggggggtacctTACTACGGGGGGTACCTAACTACAGGGGGGGTCCCTaaccatgggggggggggctgtggGTCCCGCTGTACCACATGCCCAGCTCAGCAAACACACAGCAACACGTACacacagggggaggggggtacctTACTACCGGGGGCGGGGGGCGGGGGGTACCTAACTACAGGGGTAGGGGGGTCTCTAACCTGTAGTAACCAACAGCAACACCAACATCACCCTCCCCCCCTGACCCATCATGCCTGTTGCTAACGTCTACACCAACGCTAAATAATGACTGGCTTGTCCCAACAAACAAAGCTGTCCGTGCAGTGCCCCAGCGGCAGCAGGAATGgcaaaaatggcacaaaataaACCCAAAAGGCAGCCTGTACCCATGACATGTACAATAGCATGTGCTGTGGTACATGCTCATATTTCTGCAGTGTAGCCACATGCTTGTAACTTGTAAGGTGTACCTACTTAATGTAGGTAGACTTGTGTTGTTGTTCGGCTGTACATGACACACAACAGTAGGAGATCCTACCCATACACTGCTAAAGAACAGCACATAGACTAGGATGGAGGTCCCAACATAACAGCACATAGAGGTCCTATCCAAACACAGCACATGGCCCACATTCCGGGGAACACTGGGGTCAAGGGCACCACAAGGGAAGGGTcaggtgcccccccccccccacacacacacatgatcaGCTGGGCACAAGGTCATGTGCCCCTCCCCCAACATATGATATCAGCTGGGCACAAGGTCAGGTTCCACCCCACCGCCACGGGAACTGCCACAATGTAAGGCAACAGAACTGCTACAATGGGCTGGTGTTGTGAACACAGGCAGGGCATGGTGGGGCATGTGGGTGAGGGCAGCGTGCATTGTGGGTGAGGGCAGCGTGCATTGTGGAACCGTTGACTGGAATTTAAATCTTTCCTTCTCCAATTTccgggggtcagaggtcagggcTCCATAGCCATGACAGGGAAATATATCCTCATGCATAAGCAGCTTATCTGTGTCGGGCATTCCATATGAAGTTTGATACCTTCTTTCTACACAAGCCATTCCTCTGCACACCAAGGTTCATGTCTGATAAAATGTCAAGTTTA
Coding sequences within it:
- the LOC118424397 gene encoding serine/threonine-protein kinase 17A-like (The sequence of the model RefSeq protein was modified relative to this genomic sequence to represent the inferred CDS: added 332 bases not found in genome assembly); its protein translation is MSAEHCRLIDLFEVFETHAEMILVLEYAAGGEIFDHCVTEEDDCFKEKDVVRLMRQILEGVSYLHERNVIHLDLKPQNILLTKPVPCGDIKLVDFGLARRVNVHEEIREIVGTPDYVAPEVLSFEPLSTATDMWSIGVLAYVMLTGHSPFLGDTKQETFLNISTLAYDFPEELFLDVSADAQDFIKSLLVKEPEDRATAKECLLHPWLCAASKSPAIDFSVVAPEPEPSQSRDGLPQDPSQSQDGLRSPFLGQRRPLECNKENCKEDAAVPKRFKFDDSFVSIQEIQRELVY